TTGGCAAGAGAAGTAAGGGGCAACAAGGATGAAATTAGCAACCAAGAAAAATGGTACTCGCGACGGTCTATTGATGGTCGTGAGTAGAGATCTCAAACAGTGTGTGCCAGCGACGGAAATTTTCCACGCGATGCATCTGACGCCAACTATGCAAGTCGCCTTGGATAACTGGGACAGTGTTGCATCTCAGTTAGAGGAGTTATACAACTCACTCAATACTGGCCATGTGACAGGCAGTGAAGTGTTTGCACCTCAATATTGTGAATCGCCTCTGCCACGCGCTTATCAATGGGCAGATGGCAGCGCGTATGTAAACCACGTTGAGCTGGTGCGTAAGGCTCGTGGTGCTGAAATGCCAGAAAGCTTCTGGGTTGATCCGCTTATGTATCAAGGCGGCTCAGATGCGTTTATTGGTCCGCGAGACAATATCGAATTTGCCAGTGACGAATGGGGTATCGATTTCGAGGGTGAAGTCGCCGTTGTCACCGGAGATGTGCCGATGGGGGCCAGTGCCAAGCAGGCGCATGATTCGATTCGTCTGCTAATGTTGGTGAATGATGTGTCGCTGCGTGGTTTGATTCCGGCTGAGCTCGCCAAGGGCTTTGGTTTCTTCCAGTCTAAGCCCTCTTCAGCGTTTTCTCCGGTTGCCGTTACGCCTGATGAGCTGGGTGAACAGTGGAAAGGGAGCAAGGTGCACCTGCCACTGACTTCAACTTACAACGACACGCCTTTTGGTTGCCCGAATGCCGGTGTCGACATGACCTTCAATTTCGCGGAGCTGATTGTCCATGCTGCGAAGACTCGTCCACTGTCGGCTGGTGCGATCATTGGCTCTGGCACGGTATCGAACAAGCAAGGCACTGATCACGGTACCTCGATTGCGGAAGGCGGTGTGGGCTACTCGTGCATTGCTGAAGTACGCATGATAGAGACGATTCGTGATGGTAAGCCGTCGACTCAATTCATGTCGTTTGGTGATTCGATTCGTCTAGAGATGTTCGATGCCGCTGGTGACTCGATCTTTGGCGCGATTGACCAAAAAGTCAGTCAATATCGACCACGCTAGTGATAGCGACAAGAGCAAAGCGATAGAGATGAATAGTATGGACAAGGGCTCTTTATGAACAAGAAGATCACACTCTATGGTTATTGGCGCTCTTCCGCAGCCTATCGAGTGCGTATTGGGTTGAACCTAAAGCAACTTAGCTATGAGTCTAAATCGGTGCATTTGGTGCGTAATGGCGGCGAGCAGCACGATCCACAATATCGCGAACTCAATTCCAGTGAATTAGTGCCCGTGCTGGTGGATGGTGACGTTCAACTCAATCAGTCGCTGACAATTTTACAATACTTGGATGAAAGCTATTTGTATGAGAGCAGTCCAGACACCCTGTTGATCCCTGAGCAAACACCACTGCGTTACCAAGCGCTGGCGATGGCTCAGGATATTGCGATGGAAATTCACCCTCTCAATAACCTGCGCGTGTTGCAGTATTTGGAGCGAGAATTGTCGTGTGAACAAGAAGCGAAAATGGATTGGCTTCATTATTGGATGAGCCAGGGTTTCCATGCTTTAGAAGAGAAGCTGGCGAAGCACAGAAAAGTGCACGGCGACTCGGTATATAGCCTCACGGATTCACCTTGTATCGTCGATATTTGCTTAGTGCCGCAAGTCTACAATGCGCTACGCTTTGATGTGGATATGTCGCCTTATCCGCTGATCAACTCGATTGTTGCAGCGTGTAACCAGTTGCCTGCGTTTATTGATGCGATGCCAGAGAATCAGGCGGATGCGAACGTATAGCTCAGATTAAGCCCAATGGCTGTTAAGAGTAGAAAGCCCTCCACGATGTTCACTCGTGAAGGGCTTTTTTTTTTCAAGTTCTTAAAGCGAAATCACACGCTTGATCTCATTGAGCACATCCGCATTGGCTATTGCACCGATGTTCTCAACGGGTTTGCCATTTACCACCTGTTTCACTGCCAGCTCTACCAGTTTTCCTGAACGTGTTTTTGGCACGTCGCTGATAGTAAAAATTTGGCTTGGTACATGCCTAGGTGAACAAGAGGATTTGAGCTTGTGCTTAATGGCGGCCAATAGTGTTTCATTTAGAACCACACCTTGCTGCAGTTGAACGAACAACCAAATTTGCTCATTGCGTTCGACATCTTTACCGACGGCGATGGAATCTATGATGCCCTCAATGGTGTTCACTTGTTGGTAGATCTCAGCAGTACCAATACGCACACCTCCAGGGTTGAGCGTGGTGTCGCCTCGCCCGTAGAACAGATAACCGCCATGCACGCTCTGTGCGACCTCGTCACCGTGGTGCCATACATTTTCGAACCTGTCCCAATAAGTGCTGTGATAGCGCTCTCCTGTGTCATTCCAGAAGCCAACTGGGAAGTTTGGGAGGGAATTCGTGCACACCAGTTCACCACGTTCCTGATCGACTTTATGGCCCGTTGAATTGAACACCTTAATGTCGACGCCAAGCCCTGCCTGTTGGCACTCGCCGCGATACACTGGCGAGATAGGATTACCTAACACAAAGCATCCGCAAATATCCGTGCCGCCAGAAATGGATGCTAAATGCAGGTCTTGTTTGATGTGTTTGTAAACGTAATCAAATTGCTCTGGGTAAAGCACAGAACCCGTTGAACACAGAGTTCTTAAATGAGGTAGAGAGTGACTGTCGATAGGCGAGATCTCTGCCTTCTCAATCGCTTCTAAATACTTGGCAGATGTACCAAACAGCGACACATCGGCACGCTGTGCTAAGTCCCACAGCACATTGGTTTGCGGATAAACTGGGCTGCCATCAAAGATCACCAAACACGCACCGCTGGCAAGCGCAGAGACGTGCCAGTTCCACATCATCCAACCACAGGTGGTGTAGTAGAACACGCGATCGTTCGGCTTAACATCGCTATGCAGTTGATGCTCTTTTAGGTGGTTAATGATGGTGCCACCAACAGAATGCACTATGCACTTTGGCTTACCTGTGGTTCCAGAAGAGTAGAGCACAAACAGCGGCTCATTGAAGCCGATTCGCACAAATCGAACAAGCTGTGGCTGGTAATGATTGATGATGTTGTGCCAGCTTTGCAGCGACACGTCGTGCTCAAAATCGTTCTTTTTTGAATAGCCGATCTGACACACTTGTTTTAGCTCGCTGAGATGCTCAATGATGGCGCTGTTCTTGTCAGCCATATCAAATGTTTTACCATTGAAGGTGTAGCCATCGCAGGTGAATAGCACCTTGGGTTTAACTTGGCCAAACCGCTCAATAACACTCTCAACGCCAAAATCAGGTGAGGTTGACGTCCAAATTGCTCCCAAGCTGGTGGTCGCGAGCATGGCTATCACGGTTTGTGGCAGGTAGGGCGTATATGCAGCAACCACATCACCTTGCCCGACACCGCTATCAACAAGCCATTGCTGAACGTTGGAGACAGCTTCACATAGGGCTTTCCATGTGTAACTCTGCTGCTCACCCCGTTCATTCTCAAACCAAATCGCGTGCTGGGCAGGCATGGTTTGCGCTAAGCGCAGCAAGTTCTCGGCATAGTTTACTTGCGCATTCGGAAACCAAACTGCATCACGATTCGATTTAGGCTGCTGCCAACGGCTCTCACCTTGTGTTTTGACGTCATCCCCTTGCGAGCCAACCACGCCACAAAACTGCCATACGTTTTGCCAAAACGATTCCGGCTGATCCACAGACCATTGATGGAGTTCGGCGTAGCTTTGTATGCCTCTCTTTGGGTTTAACTCAGAGAGATTAAGGCTGTCGATAAATCGGGTTAAGTTGGCATTAGCGATACGCTGATCGCTAGGCTGCCAAACTGACTTGTTGCTTTTGTGCATTCCTTTACCTTTAACAAAAAGTTAACGATTTCAGTCTGGTATTTAGGATTTACAAAGTCAAAAGATCAGCAAAATAAGGGTATGGCGGGGTTGTGTAAATAAAATGTTACACGATCTGGGTTTTGGAAAAATAGAGCAAATTGGCGCTTATAAGGAGTGGAGATAGGCTTAAAGGGAGACATTCGAAAGGAGGTACGTAATGACTCAATATCATTCTAAGCCCGTGAGCCAAGAGGGATGGGTTGAGTGGAGCCTCGAAGAAGACGCCATTTGGCACGACTTGGTGACAAGGCAACTGGACGTCATTAATGACCGCGCTTGTGAAGCCTATTTACACGGATTAACGCTGCTTGATCTGCCATTAGATAGAGTTCCTCAACTCCCTGAGATAAACAAAGTGTTAAAAGAAACAACAGGTTGGCAGGTAGAGCCGGTGCCCGCCTTGATAGATTTCGATCGTTTTTTTGATCTGCTTGCGAATAAGAAGTTTCCCGTCGCGACGTTTCTGAGAACGCGAGACGAGTTTGATTACCTACAAGAGCCTGACTTTTTCCATGAGATTTTTGGTCACTGTGCCATGCTCACTAATCCTGATTTTGCTGCGTTCACTGAGCATTATGGAAAACTGGGTCAAGCGGCTACGTCTAAGCAGCGGGGTTATCTTGCCCGTTTGTATTGGTTTACGGTTGAGTTCGGATTAGTAAAAGAGGGCGATAGATTGAAAATCTACGGCGGCGGCATTCTCTCTTCTCCAGCAGAAACTAATTATGCGCTGGAAGGGGATTTGGCTGTTCGTGAGCGTTTTGATTTACAAACGGTGCTAAGAACGCCTTACCGCATCGACATCATGCAACCGAAATATTATGTGATTAATGACTTAGCTGAGCTATTTCAAATCAGCCAAGAAAACCTGTTACAGCAAGCTGATCTCGCGATTGATGCGGGGTTACTACCACCACTTTTTGAACCCAAGGAACCGACACATGTTGAATGAATTAAAATGCGAAGCCTGCAGTATCGATGCGATTGCCCTGACTAAAGATGAACAACAGTCGCTATTGTTGGAGTTGTCTGATTGGCAAGTCATCGAAAGAGACGGCATCCCACAGCTTGAAAAGGTATACAAGTTTAAGAACTACAAACAAGCATGGGCATTCAGCAATAAAGTGTCAGAGTTGGCAGAAGAAGAGTTCCATCATCCTTCTATCCTATTGGAGTGGGGTAAAGTCACCGTCACTTGGTGGAGTCACTCAATCAAAGGTCTCCACAAAAATGACTTCATCTGTGCTTCACGCTGCGATGCATTCGCAGTGAGTGAATAGTCTTTCTGAGCTGGAGAAGTACTTCTCTAGTCATTGTGATTCGAATACCTCATTATTCGGCTCATTTGGTGAGTCGAATAAGTGATACTTTCTCATCAAGGGGCATAAGTTCTCTTAAACTAGCTTGACCTGCATCAGCGACTTGCCTGGTTTCTTGTCTCATAAATCCTTTCTGCTACTCATAGTATTGGTTTTATGAGGCTGCTCTATGATATATTTCTCGGCCAAGTGTATTACAGACGAAGGCGACTAATGTCTATCAACCTTTCACTCCTTCCACCCAGCGAGAAAAACAAAATCGAACTGGATAAGCAGGCATCGTTTCTAGTATGGAAATTGAAGCAGGCTAAATGTGGCCCAGAAGCCATTGTTGAAGAAGCAATGAAGCTCGGTGACCCAGATGAAAAGGCGTGGTTTGAACAGTCTGTAGAAAAATACAAACGAGTAATGGGCGTCGCATAACCGCAGACAAACCTTGCTCAGCAAAGCTGTAGAATTGAAATGACACAGTAATTTGCTAGAATTTGCCCCGTTAATTGAATCAGAGAGAAGATCCCGATGGGAAGAAGTTTTGAAGTGCGCAAAGCCTCAATGGCTAAAACTGCTGGCGCAAAAATTAAAGTTTATTCCAAATACGGTAAAGAAATTTACATGTGTGCGAAGAATGGTGGTTCAGATCCAGACATGAACCTGTCGCTTAAGCACCTTATTGCTAAAGCGAAGAAAGACCAAGTTCCTGCACACGTTATCGACAAAGCGATCGACAAAGCAAACGGCGGCGGTGGTGAAGACTACGCACCAGCTCGTTACGAAGGCTTTGGCCCTGGCGGCACAAGCGTAATCGTTGACTGTCTAACT
The window above is part of the Vibrio chagasii genome. Proteins encoded here:
- a CDS encoding DUF3283 family protein translates to MSINLSLLPPSEKNKIELDKQASFLVWKLKQAKCGPEAIVEEAMKLGDPDEKAWFEQSVEKYKRVMGVA
- a CDS encoding 4a-hydroxytetrahydrobiopterin dehydratase, with amino-acid sequence MLNELKCEACSIDAIALTKDEQQSLLLELSDWQVIERDGIPQLEKVYKFKNYKQAWAFSNKVSELAEEEFHHPSILLEWGKVTVTWWSHSIKGLHKNDFICASRCDAFAVSE
- the maiA gene encoding maleylacetoacetate isomerase, whose product is MNKKITLYGYWRSSAAYRVRIGLNLKQLSYESKSVHLVRNGGEQHDPQYRELNSSELVPVLVDGDVQLNQSLTILQYLDESYLYESSPDTLLIPEQTPLRYQALAMAQDIAMEIHPLNNLRVLQYLERELSCEQEAKMDWLHYWMSQGFHALEEKLAKHRKVHGDSVYSLTDSPCIVDICLVPQVYNALRFDVDMSPYPLINSIVAACNQLPAFIDAMPENQADANV
- a CDS encoding acetoacetate--CoA ligase encodes the protein MHKSNKSVWQPSDQRIANANLTRFIDSLNLSELNPKRGIQSYAELHQWSVDQPESFWQNVWQFCGVVGSQGDDVKTQGESRWQQPKSNRDAVWFPNAQVNYAENLLRLAQTMPAQHAIWFENERGEQQSYTWKALCEAVSNVQQWLVDSGVGQGDVVAAYTPYLPQTVIAMLATTSLGAIWTSTSPDFGVESVIERFGQVKPKVLFTCDGYTFNGKTFDMADKNSAIIEHLSELKQVCQIGYSKKNDFEHDVSLQSWHNIINHYQPQLVRFVRIGFNEPLFVLYSSGTTGKPKCIVHSVGGTIINHLKEHQLHSDVKPNDRVFYYTTCGWMMWNWHVSALASGACLVIFDGSPVYPQTNVLWDLAQRADVSLFGTSAKYLEAIEKAEISPIDSHSLPHLRTLCSTGSVLYPEQFDYVYKHIKQDLHLASISGGTDICGCFVLGNPISPVYRGECQQAGLGVDIKVFNSTGHKVDQERGELVCTNSLPNFPVGFWNDTGERYHSTYWDRFENVWHHGDEVAQSVHGGYLFYGRGDTTLNPGGVRIGTAEIYQQVNTIEGIIDSIAVGKDVERNEQIWLFVQLQQGVVLNETLLAAIKHKLKSSCSPRHVPSQIFTISDVPKTRSGKLVELAVKQVVNGKPVENIGAIANADVLNEIKRVISL
- the phhA gene encoding phenylalanine 4-monooxygenase, whose translation is MTQYHSKPVSQEGWVEWSLEEDAIWHDLVTRQLDVINDRACEAYLHGLTLLDLPLDRVPQLPEINKVLKETTGWQVEPVPALIDFDRFFDLLANKKFPVATFLRTRDEFDYLQEPDFFHEIFGHCAMLTNPDFAAFTEHYGKLGQAATSKQRGYLARLYWFTVEFGLVKEGDRLKIYGGGILSSPAETNYALEGDLAVRERFDLQTVLRTPYRIDIMQPKYYVINDLAELFQISQENLLQQADLAIDAGLLPPLFEPKEPTHVE
- a CDS encoding fumarylacetoacetate hydrolase family protein, producing the protein MKLATKKNGTRDGLLMVVSRDLKQCVPATEIFHAMHLTPTMQVALDNWDSVASQLEELYNSLNTGHVTGSEVFAPQYCESPLPRAYQWADGSAYVNHVELVRKARGAEMPESFWVDPLMYQGGSDAFIGPRDNIEFASDEWGIDFEGEVAVVTGDVPMGASAKQAHDSIRLLMLVNDVSLRGLIPAELAKGFGFFQSKPSSAFSPVAVTPDELGEQWKGSKVHLPLTSTYNDTPFGCPNAGVDMTFNFAELIVHAAKTRPLSAGAIIGSGTVSNKQGTDHGTSIAEGGVGYSCIAEVRMIETIRDGKPSTQFMSFGDSIRLEMFDAAGDSIFGAIDQKVSQYRPR